The following DNA comes from Rhodopseudomonas boonkerdii.
GCCGGTCCAGGCGAGGCAGATGACGACCAGCACCACGGGCATGAAGAACAGGAGCCCGAGACGGCGGCGGCGAGGCTGAAGAATATCTGACATGGCGGACCTAGATCGCAGGAGTTTGTCGAAACGGCGGTTGGTGGGGAGCCCTTCGCATGATCGGCCAGTTTCTGCTAGTGCGCGTTTTTGCTCCGTCATTGCGAGGAGCCGAAGGCGACGAAGCAATCCAGCCTTCGCTTTTGGTCCCCTGGATTGCTTCGTCGCTAGGCTCCTCGCAATGACGGAGCTTGGTTCCGAGTAACGCGATCATATGCTAGTGCGACCGCATGACCCCGCTGAACTCGCCTGCGCCTGTTTCCGACCATGACCTCTGGGTATTCGGCTATGGCTCGCTGATGTGGCGGCCTGGCTTCGATTTCATCGAGCAGAGGCAGGCCCGGCTGATCGGCGAACATCGCGCTCTCTGCGTCTATTCCTTCGATCATCGCGGCACCCCGGAAAAACCCGGCCTCGTACTCGGCCTCGACCGCGGCGGCGCCTGCCGCGGTATCGCCTTCCGCGTCGAGGCCGGCAAGCGCGACGCGACCATTGCCTATCTCCGTGAGCGCGAGCAGACCACCGGCGTCTATCGCGAGGTGATGCGCTCGGTCTGGCTCGATGACGACGCACGCTCCCGCGTCAGCGCGCTGACCTATGTGGCCGATCGCAGCCACGTTCAATATGCGGGTCGATTGTCGCTGTCCGAACAGCTCCGCTGCGTGCGACAGGGCCATGGCCGGTCAGGCCACAACCGCGATTACGTGCTGTCGACGGTGAAGTCGATCGGGGCGCAGGGATTTCGGGATGCGCAGCTGCACAAGCTGGCGGAGATGCTGCATGAGTGACTTCTTCTCCCTCCCCGCTGCGCCGCTTGGGGGAGGGAAAAGACGCGCCCTACTTCTCCTTCACCGCCACATCCGGCACACGTCCAAAAATCTCCGCCTGTTCTGCGCGCGCCTCGGCCACGATCCGGTCCGTCGCGGTCTCGATCTTCTCCCTGATCGTCGCCAGAAACTCCTCCCGCTGCAGGCCCGATGGTAGCGGCGGCATGAACTCCACCACCAGCGTGCCGGGATAGCGGAGAAATGTGCGCCGCGGCCAGAACAGGCCGGAATTCAGCGCCACCGGCAGACACGGCACATGGCACAACGCGTAGATCTGCGCGACGCCGCTCTTGTAGTCGGGCGGTGCGCCGACAGGACGGCGCGTGCCTTCGGGGAAGATGATGAGCTGGCGACCCTTCTGCACCTCGTTCCTGGCGCGCTTGGCCATATCCATCAGCGCGCGCACGCCACCCGCGCGGTTGACGTCGATCATATCGGCCAGCCGCAGATACCAGCCGAAGAACGGGATGCGGCCGAGTTCGCGCTTATAGATGAACAACGGCGAGTCAAAGAACGGCAGCAGTGCAAAGGTCTCCCACATGGACTGGTGCTTGGCCGCGACCACCAGGGAACCTGCGGGAATGTTTTCGGTGCCGCGTACCTCGAATTTCACGCCGCAGATCCAGCGCAGCAGCACCACGCTCTGGCGCGACCAGGTCTTGGCAATGAACAGGATGGCGCGCGGCGGCATCAGGAAGGTCGGGATCGCGACCAGGAGCCAAAACACCAGCAGCGCATAGAACAGCACCTGATAGACTAGCGAACGCAAGAATACCGACGTCAGGGATATCGATGTCATGAAATGGCGCTTTGATCAGTTGGATGCGGCGGGCGCCGGCTTGCGCACCGCCTCGGAGGACAGCTCGCCGCTGTCCGGCATCAGATCGATGCCGATACCGGCGAGACGTGCCCGCAGCTCGGCGGCGAGATATTTGACATATTCCGATAACAGCAAACGCAGCGTGGTGCCACTGGTCCACCATGCCTCGTCGCGCCAGCGCTCGCCGATCACCGAGAACGGGATCAGTTGCACATCCGGCAATTCATGCGACAGTTCCACCAGCGCCCGTGGCATGTGATAGTTCGATGTCACCACGATCAGCGAATGGAAACCCTGCTTGCGCGCCCAGCGCCGTGTCTCCACCGCATTGCTGCGCGTATCGGTGGCGCTGCGGTCGAGATCGACGCAGCAGGCCAGCAGGCGCTGGTCGTTATCCGGCAGCGAGCGCTGGATGTTACCGATGCCGTTGGTGGGATGCACACCGGAAATCAGCAGCCGCTTGCCGAAGCCGCTTGCAAGCAGATCCAGCGCATCGGCCACGCGCGACGAGCCGCCGGTGAGCACCACGATGCCATCGGCCCTGGTGGAGGGTGTGACATCGCCGCTGCGCAACTGCGAGAGGAAGGCGATGAAGCCGACGATGCCAGCCATGAAGGAGATCGCCACGGCAGCGACGATCGCGCCGCGGATCAGGCGCCGCCTCGGAGGCAGCGGCCGCGCGGACGCGTCATCGGTCTGGTTCTGGTCGTCCAACAATGTCATGGCTGCGGTGCGGCGTTTGATCGCCGCAATTTTAGAGCAATTTCGTCCTCGATTGAAACATGTCCCGGACGCGGTGCAGCGCTTTACGCTGCTCCGCAGAGCCGGGACCGTTCCAAGCTTTAGCGGTTGTGGCGGTCCCGGCTCTGCGAAGCGGCACTTCGCGCCGCATCGCGTCCGGGATACGATATTCAATCGATGTCATTGAGCGTCGCGAACAGCGTCCGGCGCGAGGCTGCGGCGGTGATGGCCGCGATCACCAGCGCTTGCGCGGCCAGGATGAGATAGCCGGAGGGCCGCAGCGAGAACGTGCCGAGCAGCGCCGCGAACTGATCGCCCACCGGCGTGCCCGAAAACCAGCTCGCGATGGATTCCGAGAAGCCGAACATCAGCATCGCGATGCCGCCGCCGATCACGCCGCCCTGCAGGCCGAGCCGCAGGAAGTGGCGGAAGAAGCGATTGGCGATGTAGCGATCGCCGGCGCCGACGAAATGCAGCACCTCGACGATCGGCCGGTTCGCCGCCATGGCGCCGCG
Coding sequences within:
- a CDS encoding YdcF family protein — its product is MTLLDDQNQTDDASARPLPPRRRLIRGAIVAAVAISFMAGIVGFIAFLSQLRSGDVTPSTRADGIVVLTGGSSRVADALDLLASGFGKRLLISGVHPTNGIGNIQRSLPDNDQRLLACCVDLDRSATDTRSNAVETRRWARKQGFHSLIVVTSNYHMPRALVELSHELPDVQLIPFSVIGERWRDEAWWTSGTTLRLLLSEYVKYLAAELRARLAGIGIDLMPDSGELSSEAVRKPAPAASN
- a CDS encoding lysophospholipid acyltransferase family protein, with the translated sequence MTSVFLRSLVYQVLFYALLVFWLLVAIPTFLMPPRAILFIAKTWSRQSVVLLRWICGVKFEVRGTENIPAGSLVVAAKHQSMWETFALLPFFDSPLFIYKRELGRIPFFGWYLRLADMIDVNRAGGVRALMDMAKRARNEVQKGRQLIIFPEGTRRPVGAPPDYKSGVAQIYALCHVPCLPVALNSGLFWPRRTFLRYPGTLVVEFMPPLPSGLQREEFLATIREKIETATDRIVAEARAEQAEIFGRVPDVAVKEK
- a CDS encoding gamma-glutamylcyclotransferase gives rise to the protein MTPLNSPAPVSDHDLWVFGYGSLMWRPGFDFIEQRQARLIGEHRALCVYSFDHRGTPEKPGLVLGLDRGGACRGIAFRVEAGKRDATIAYLREREQTTGVYREVMRSVWLDDDARSRVSALTYVADRSHVQYAGRLSLSEQLRCVRQGHGRSGHNRDYVLSTVKSIGAQGFRDAQLHKLAEMLHE